In Verrucomicrobiia bacterium, a single window of DNA contains:
- a CDS encoding DUF721 domain-containing protein, translating to MAWRPRQKLPAKGPPPLSAQEEVLAQWRGMDYGPLEKARANVAKPLGQVLARVWERRRFEQRVQESQIRQVWNQVLDPQITAHAQPVNLVRGTLFVTVDSSVWLAEIVQYRQKEILERLQHGFGREKIQRLSFRQG from the coding sequence ATGGCATGGCGTCCCAGGCAAAAGCTCCCGGCCAAAGGACCTCCGCCGCTGAGCGCGCAGGAGGAGGTGCTGGCCCAGTGGCGGGGCATGGACTACGGCCCGCTGGAAAAGGCGCGGGCCAACGTGGCCAAGCCGCTGGGGCAGGTGCTGGCGCGGGTGTGGGAGCGGCGGCGGTTTGAGCAGCGGGTGCAGGAGAGCCAGATTCGGCAGGTGTGGAATCAGGTGCTGGATCCCCAGATCACCGCGCACGCCCAGCCGGTGAATCTGGTGCGGGGCACCTTGTTTGTGACGGTGGACAGCTCGGTGTGGCTGGCGGAAATTGTGCAGTACCGCCAGAAGGAGATATTGGAGCGACTGCAGCATGGTTTTGGGCGGGAGAAAATCCAGCGGCTGAGTTTCCGCCAGGGATGA
- a CDS encoding VanZ family protein: MRARPTWFRRWLPVGLWMLVIFIASTGALSADNTSRVIGPVLRFFFPDIQPGTIAQAQWVFRKAAHAAEYWVLALLVWRARRQGRDVPPGHWQWKEAAFALGFATAYAITDEVHQYFEPSRQGQVMDVAIDALGAAAGLGVAWWSTRRAAARQRPASPALPAALSRS, from the coding sequence ATGCGCGCCCGGCCAACCTGGTTTCGCCGCTGGCTGCCGGTGGGATTATGGATGCTGGTCATCTTTATCGCTTCCACCGGCGCGTTGTCGGCCGACAACACCTCGCGGGTCATCGGCCCGGTGCTGCGTTTTTTCTTTCCCGACATTCAACCCGGGACCATCGCGCAGGCGCAATGGGTATTTCGCAAGGCCGCGCATGCCGCGGAGTATTGGGTGCTGGCGCTGCTGGTGTGGCGCGCCCGGCGGCAGGGGCGGGACGTGCCGCCCGGCCACTGGCAGTGGAAGGAGGCCGCCTTTGCCTTGGGCTTTGCCACGGCCTACGCCATCACGGATGAAGTGCATCAGTACTTCGAGCCTTCCCGGCAGGGCCAGGTGATGGATGTAGCCATTGACGCTTTGGGCGCGGCGGCGGGGTTGGGCGTGGCCTGGTGGAGCACGCGGCGCGCCGCCGCCCGGCAACGGCCCGCGTCCCCGGCGCTGCCAGCCGCGCTGTCCCGCTCATGA
- a CDS encoding ComEC/Rec2 family competence protein, translated as MRRCPMLAVGGLLALGVLAGRYFEAPPGILLAAVAATALAALAHARWGPAWLWLMVFLAGWCHVVCWSFPWSPHDLRRVVGDEILEVEMAGRLLEAPLQKPFAGGQGTELYSAAMVEVEWLQRERQAPEPAAGRVMVTVPEMLGDAFFAGQRVRLRGLLQRPPAARLPGGFDYRAHLAHRGIDYVVRTRSAADWQLEGGGAARPPLPARFQVWARTALARGLPEEEGEAVRLLWGMLLGWRGGLTEEMTAPFLQSGTMHLFAISGLHIGLLALVLVAVARAVGLTPLSARLVALPLLWFYIAATGGPASAVRAGIMLSVWWGGGLLRRPPQPLNTVCAAAVLILLWEPRQLFQAGFQLSFAVVLALVLWAPPLARWLESWGQPDPLAPPETAPMILALRAGWRWLAQGLAVSVVAWLASAPLVLWHFHWVTPVCLLANLLMVPLGGLTVAAGAGSLLTVAWWPALGEIFNHSAWALMQALVMCSQGFAQMPLGHWPAAQPPWGWLMLYAALGVGVSLPLLATRWRAGLGGLMAAMVLAWAPLARMQQAESVTVLPLEDGCSLLLRERGWAALVDTGRAEPARRQVIPFLHAQGVSRLDALVITHGDLGQMGGASSLAAEFRPGRIVYGPLWHRSAAYRDWRQHVEAIGLGQVVSAGFQLAGWQLLHPTGEEPLGAADDTVLVWRRARAGGGCLLLSDLSRAGQHQLAQRAGAGQLRADILICGLPEQGEPLADGFLRLVQPRLVIVADSLFPADRRAPRSLGQRLARQRVALWCTRECGAVQITFSPSGWRARAMDGREALAEELPGWQPLIPEEGAE; from the coding sequence ATGAGACGCTGCCCCATGCTGGCCGTGGGCGGCCTGCTGGCGCTGGGGGTGCTGGCGGGACGGTATTTTGAAGCGCCGCCGGGGATCCTTTTGGCGGCCGTGGCCGCCACCGCGCTGGCCGCGCTGGCGCATGCGCGGTGGGGTCCGGCCTGGCTCTGGCTCATGGTGTTTCTGGCCGGGTGGTGTCACGTGGTTTGCTGGAGTTTTCCGTGGAGTCCCCATGATTTGCGGCGGGTGGTGGGCGACGAAATCCTGGAGGTGGAGATGGCGGGCAGGCTGCTTGAAGCGCCGCTGCAGAAGCCTTTTGCGGGCGGTCAGGGGACGGAACTTTATAGTGCGGCGATGGTGGAGGTGGAATGGCTCCAGCGCGAGCGTCAGGCGCCCGAGCCGGCGGCAGGGCGGGTCATGGTCACCGTGCCGGAAATGCTGGGCGATGCCTTTTTTGCCGGGCAGCGCGTGCGGCTGCGGGGCCTCTTGCAACGGCCGCCGGCGGCGCGGCTGCCGGGGGGCTTTGATTACCGGGCGCATCTGGCGCACCGCGGCATTGATTATGTGGTGCGCACGCGCAGCGCGGCAGACTGGCAGCTTGAGGGCGGCGGCGCGGCGCGTCCGCCGTTGCCGGCGCGCTTTCAAGTGTGGGCGCGGACGGCGCTGGCGCGGGGCCTGCCGGAGGAGGAGGGGGAAGCGGTGCGGCTGCTTTGGGGGATGCTGTTGGGCTGGCGCGGCGGGTTGACCGAGGAGATGACGGCGCCGTTTCTGCAATCCGGCACGATGCATTTGTTTGCCATCAGCGGCCTGCACATTGGATTGCTGGCGTTGGTGCTGGTGGCTGTGGCACGTGCGGTGGGCTTGACGCCGTTGTCCGCGCGCCTGGTGGCGCTGCCGTTGTTGTGGTTTTACATCGCCGCCACGGGCGGGCCGGCTTCCGCCGTGCGCGCGGGGATCATGCTCAGCGTGTGGTGGGGCGGGGGGCTGCTGCGGCGTCCGCCGCAACCGCTGAACACCGTCTGCGCCGCGGCGGTGCTGATATTGTTGTGGGAGCCGCGCCAGTTGTTTCAAGCGGGTTTTCAGCTCAGTTTTGCGGTGGTGCTGGCGCTGGTGTTGTGGGCGCCGCCGCTGGCGCGATGGCTGGAGTCGTGGGGGCAGCCTGATCCGTTGGCGCCGCCCGAAACCGCGCCAATGATCCTGGCGCTCCGGGCGGGGTGGCGCTGGCTGGCCCAGGGGCTGGCGGTTTCGGTGGTGGCCTGGCTGGCCTCGGCGCCGCTGGTGCTGTGGCATTTCCATTGGGTTACGCCGGTTTGTCTGTTGGCCAATCTGCTCATGGTGCCGTTGGGCGGCCTGACGGTGGCGGCCGGGGCGGGCAGCCTGTTGACGGTGGCCTGGTGGCCGGCGCTGGGTGAAATATTCAATCACAGCGCCTGGGCGCTTATGCAGGCCCTGGTCATGTGCAGCCAGGGTTTTGCGCAAATGCCGTTGGGCCACTGGCCCGCCGCCCAACCGCCTTGGGGATGGTTGATGCTCTACGCGGCGCTGGGGGTGGGGGTGTCCCTGCCGTTGCTGGCGACGCGATGGCGCGCCGGGCTGGGGGGGCTGATGGCGGCCATGGTGCTGGCCTGGGCGCCGTTGGCCCGCATGCAGCAGGCCGAGTCGGTGACGGTGCTGCCCCTGGAGGACGGCTGCTCGCTGCTGCTGCGCGAGCGGGGCTGGGCGGCCCTGGTGGATACCGGCCGGGCCGAGCCGGCGCGGCGGCAGGTGATTCCTTTTCTGCACGCGCAGGGCGTGTCGCGCCTGGATGCGCTCGTCATCACCCACGGTGATTTGGGCCAGATGGGCGGCGCGTCCAGCCTAGCCGCGGAGTTTCGGCCCGGCCGCATTGTGTATGGGCCGCTGTGGCATCGTTCGGCGGCGTATCGGGACTGGCGGCAGCACGTTGAAGCCATCGGCCTGGGACAGGTGGTATCGGCCGGTTTTCAATTGGCAGGCTGGCAGTTGTTGCATCCCACGGGGGAGGAGCCGCTCGGGGCCGCCGATGACACGGTGCTGGTGTGGCGGCGCGCCAGGGCGGGCGGCGGCTGCCTGCTGCTGTCCGATTTAAGCCGTGCCGGCCAACACCAACTGGCCCAGCGCGCCGGGGCCGGACAACTGCGGGCCGACATATTGATTTGCGGTTTGCCGGAGCAGGGGGAGCCGCTGGCCGATGGTTTTCTGCGGTTGGTGCAACCGCGGCTGGTGATTGTGGCCGACAGTCTGTTTCCTGCGGATCGGCGCGCGCCGAGATCACTGGGGCAACGGCTGGCCCGCCAGCGGGTGGCCTTGTGGTGCACGCGCGAATGTGGGGCGGTGCAAATCACCTTCAGCCCGTCCGGCTGGCGCGCCCGGGCCATGGACGGCCGGGAGGCGCTGGCCGAGGAGCTGCCTGGCTGGCAGCCGCTGATTCCGGAGGAGGGGGCGGAGTAA